The DNA segment ATGGGTAGAAAGGGTAAGGGGATCAGACGTGGGGAGAGGGGGTGAGTCAGGAGAGGGAGCGTTGAGAGTGATGTGGATAGGGAAGACAGGAAGAGACTTGGGGAAGAGATGAGAGATGGAAGGAATAGGAAGCCACTGGAGAGACTGGGGGCTGAGAGAAGCAAGGCAGAACAGGAGCCTGGAGAAGGTGGAAGATGAgtggcaggaggcaggggaaagTCTGGGGAAAGAGAAGCTGTGGTCCATGGGTGAACTTACAGGGGTCAGGCTGCCTGAAGTGGCTGTTTAAGCAGAGAAAGGAGTTATTGCCCTGTATCGTGACCGTACAGGGACCTCCTCCCCCCCTTTCCCACAAGCTCCAGAGCTACAGTCCCCACCTCAGAGAGGTAGCAAATCACCAGAATTCTAGGAGCACTCACTTCGGTTAATACATGCACTGACTCATCTAACCCCCATGATATCTCTATGGCGGGCAATATggttatctctattttacagggGAGGAGACTGGGCGCAGGGCAGTTAAGAACCTTATCTAGTGTTACCCACACAGATCTACCTATTCACACCTGCAGACAGAGCACaacgtggacacacacacacacacacacacacacacacacatacacacacacacacacgattgaCAACCCCAGACTCATCCCCTCCTCAAACATTCTCTGGACATCAACTCAATCCTGGGCTAGGCCCTTAATAGGTGTAGAAGGAAGAGATAACCAGACTTGATTCCATAGCCTAGGGGAGCCCAGTGTAGTCTGTGTATTTGGAGACAGTTATGTGGAATCTGGGATCATTGAAACAGACTCACTGTGTCTGGGagggtatgtatgtatttatttatagattttatttacgagagagcacgagcagggggaagggacaaaggaagagggagaagcagactccctgctgagcagggagcctgatgtaggctcaatcccaggactatgagaccatgacctgaaacaaaggcagatgcttaaccctctgcgccacccaggcattGCTGTGTCTAGGAGGGTAAAGAGGAGAGGCATTAGGAAAACTTCTCCAAGGAGAGGGCAACAGAGCTGGGTCTTAAAGCACGAATAGAAGTTTGCCTGGAGGCAGAGCAACCTGGACATCACATCAGTCCAGAGGCAGCATGAGGAACTCCAAGTAGTTTACTGTATCTAAGTACAGGAAGAGGCCAGGGAAGGCAGTTGGGATCTGGTCTCCTGCAGCCTTGAATGCCAAGCTAAAGGCTTCAGACTTCATTCCTTGGACAGACATCCTATGGGGAGACAGTACAGCTGAGTGGCTAAAAGTGCTGGACTCACACTGCCTGCACTCAAACCTTGGATCTGCTATACCATTTTAGCCTGCTTCCCTTATGGACCGAGGTTAATAACAGTAGCCACTGCACTAAGCTAATGGGAGGAAAGCACAAATAAGATAATAATGTGTGTAGGTACAGTACTTGTCTCATAATAAGTACTTAATAGCTATTATTAGTACCTAATACTATTATTGATAGGCGAATGTGTCACTAGAGCATTTTAAGTAGGAGAAGGGCATAATCTTATTTCTGGGTCAGACGGAGGTGAGATTGGAAGGAGTGAAACCGAACAGTGAGGGCAGGGGGATGAAGAAGGAAGTTACTACCCAGGTCCAGATGAGAACCCATGAGGCCTGAAGTAGGGCAGTGGCCGAGGAGGCCGAGAACAGGAGATGGAATGGGATTTTACTGTAGGTCAGCATTTGTTGACCAACCGGAAATGGGGGTAGttaggggtgagagagagaaagatcggAGTGCCTCTTCCACTGACTGGATTACCCTGGGGCAAGTGGCTTCTGCtcttcccagcctcagtttccttatctgtaagacgAAGATTAATAATCCCTGTCCTCCGCTCCTGACAGGGTTGTGGGAGGATGGGTGGAAGAACACTTTATAACTATGAACGGCCGAGAAGGTGGGCGGCCAGCCTTTGGGTAGGGGGTTATTATCTCCAGCTTCACGCCGGCCCAAGGGCTGACGCGCTGACACCTACCCGCAGGCCCTCGGAACCTCCACATGCTCCAGATCTCCTACTTCCGTGACCCCTATCAAGTGTGGCACCGGGGCAACGCGTCGCTGGGGGGACTAAGGACGCACGTGCTGGAAGGCCAGGGCACCAACGTCACAATCCTCCAGCTGCAGCCCTTGGAGGCGCCCGAAAGCTGGGTACACACAGAGGACCGTCTGAAGACCTACCTGAACGAGTTCCAAATGATGGTGCGGCTTGTGCACCATGAGCGGCGCTTGACCTGTGAGTGGCGCTCGCGCGCGGCGGGTGCAGCCTGGGCGCAGCGGGTGAAGGCGGACCCTGGAGGGTGGGAGGTGTGGCCTGTGGGAGGGACTGATGGGGGCGGGCCTGGGGGGGAATGGGCGGGGCCCCAGGAAGGGGCGGGGTTCCTGGAGGGGCCTCGTGGATGGCTTGGTCTCGTGTGAGCTGGCTGCTCCGAGGACCCCAGGTGTCACGGCACCTGCCTTTGCTGATTGCTGGAGCTTGAGCCTGAAGAGGAGTGGGTGTCCTAGTTGCGGGCCCTCCGTCAGGCCCTCTTCCCACTGGCTTGACCTCGGGGTAGACCCTGTTGGGAGGCCCTGTCCCTGATCCGCCCTAAACCCCCAAAGTTTATGTTCCACCTGATGGACATCCTCCCACACCTGGCACCCTCTCCACACAGCTCTCTCACCCTGAATCCCCCATCCACAGTTCCTCTGACCGTTCGCTGTTTCCTGGGCTGTGAGCTCCCTCCTGAGGGCTCTCCAGCCCAAGTCTTCTTCGAAGTGACTGTGAATGGGAGTTCCTTTGTGAATTTCCAGCCAGAGACAGCCTTATGGGTAGCAGGGCCCCAGGCACCCTCCAAGGTGGTCACCTACACTCTTCATCAGCTCAACTCCTACAATCGTACTCGGTACGAACTGCGAGAATTCCTGCAGGACACCTGTGTGCAGTACCTGCAGGAATATATCACTTTGAAAAACTCAAAAGGTATGATGGGATCGGGCATGGGCCTGTGTATTGGGTGGGTTCCAGGCAAATGGATAGACCTGAAGGATGAATACCTTGAGCAACAGGAGGCCCAGGGCTGGTGGTTTGGGACAGAGTATACACAGCTTATGTCACTTGGTGAACTAGCCCCCTTCCTTTGGGGTAAGAATTCCTTAGGGTTTGACTCAAACCATGGACAAGAATCTTGGGGGTATGTTCTTCAGGCTAACTCTGTGCATGTTCTGCAGGGAGCCAAACAGGCCGCTCCTACACTTCACTGGTCCTGGGTGTCCTGGTGGGCAGTTTCATCATCGCTGGTGTGGCTGTAGGCATCTTCCTGTGCACAGGTGGACGGCGGTGTTGATTACTCTCCAGCCCCCCTCTGAAAAAGGGCTGGACTGACAGGGGCTGGCAAGGGAAGATCTCAGCTCATGACAAAACCAAACAGATTCGCCATCTGGGATATTATATCCCAGAAGGTTTGGCATGGCAGCTCCTtttccctgctctgcccaccaagagtttggggaggggaagggaagggaagggaggaagctaGGTAGACAGAGTTCTTGGTTTGCTGAGCACCTAAGAACTTGCATGCTTTGGCTGAACTGGTCTGAGAAGCGAATGCTTATCTATCTTTGTGGAAAACAGATGATggagttgggtgggggtgggggatgtctATGACACATCCTTCATAGACAGAATTACCTGAGGCATTCAAAACACCTAACAAATATGAGAAGTCCATCCACAACCAAAATAAACAACATTCAGTGCTTCCAGGCACATCAGACTTGGGATGGGACGCTGGTAATAATAGAGGTAGACAGAAATAACCAGAGAAATGGTGAAAGTGTAAAATATAAGTAATATGGGAGCAAAGAGTTATTAACtacttaataatattattaataaattcatTACTTATGTATatggcattatttttttccctttactttgcAAAACTTCTGGGAAAGTAGCCTATAcctttttcttctacttcctcatCTCCCACTCACTCCTAAACCACTGCAGCCTGACTTCCCTCTAAACTTCTTTAAGACCATCAATGACCTCTAACTGTAAACTCTTCATCCCACATGATATCTGCAACATTTTCCTTTGTGGACTAGAACCCTCTTTTTACCCTGACTTCTGAGATACCATACTTCTAATTTTTAGAAACTGTTCTGGCCACTCAGTCAATCCCTTTGCTTTTGTCATCTTACTCAATTCACCTTGGAAATGTGGCTTCCTTAGAATTCCATTTTTTGGCTCTTTTTGTTCTCAATTGAACTGTATCCTTTGTGGATGACCTACTAATTCTCACAGCTTCAAATGCCATCTATCTGCGGTGTTTTCCATGGGGAAGCAATATAATCTTGCCTTTGAAAGCAGGTGTTTTATCATCAAACAGActtgagttttacttctttcagcCAGGCATTTAACTTCttcaagtctcagtttcttcataaaCAAAGGGTATAATAAAATGTACCAAAAggttgtaataaaaataatacctgccTCTACTTCATAGAGGCATTACAAGTATGAAAtaagaatatacatataatataatatacatatattcaataaatatagcaCTTGCTGCTGACCTCCAGACCCCCCATTTACATTGATTCTTGAAAATCATCTCCACCTTAATATTTTTCAGACATTTCTAAGTCAACATGTTCCAAATTAAATTCCTTATCTTTCTCCCCaaaccttttctctctcctctgttgtTTACTATCAGTTAAACAGAATTACTATCAAATCATATCAGTGTAGAGACCTCAGTGTTAACCTTTATTTACTCCCTTTTCATCCCCACCTACAAAATATAGTATCTGTAGAATCTAATCCCCCTTTTCcactctcttgctttttttcaagATATGGTCACTCATCTCTCTGTCTGTGGCAGGCACGGAGGTGTGCCACCCAGTTCTACCTTCAAGGAAAGACTAGCCATTTAGCTACAGGGAGTTGAGGCAGCAGATAGCTAGCCTCTAGCTGCTTCAGTTCCTTCAGTATCTGCCTCACCTGCAGAGAATAGTCCTGCAGGAGGTCATGTTCCTCCTGGGGCTGTCCTCATCTGGTGACTGAGCAAAGCAAAGGTATAAAGATTCAGCCATTCTGGGCCACTGCAGGACAATTCTGATAAGCAGTATTCACTCCAGAGTTCCTTGCCTGGGGGGCTGGGTCTCTGTCAGATCAACGTTGCAGTTTGACTTCTCCCTCCATTCAATCCTGCTTCTTTTCCCTAGTTAATATCTTCCACCTCAAACCGTCTCAGCATCGGCTTCCGGAAATCCCAACCTATGACTgacaatctttctttctttttctcttttcttttctttctttcttccttccttccttttttccttttttctttctttctttcttctttctttctctttctttctttctttctttctttctttctttctttctttctttctttctttctttctttctttctttctttctttctttctttttctttctttctctctttctctctctctccagattgAAAGATTTTCTCAATCTTGCATGTGGACTATGGCAGTAGCCTCCTCCTAACTATTTTCCTGGCCTCTAATTTCTCTGAGTTCTTATCCATCTACAtggcaataaacaaacaaacaaacatagatCTGATCATGTCATCGTTGTTCTACTTTGTAAATTCCCCAGATTTACTGAGCTAAATTTGGAATCCTCAAAATAATATTCAAGGCGTTGTACAATCAGGCCTCATCCTAAGTTTCAAATTTTGTATCCTACCACTTCTCTTCACCCCACTGTGCTTTAGGTTCtcaattttaaaaggatatttttaaataacagaagtaATACAACAATACTAGCAACACAGAAATTTACAAAGAAagttttacaaagagaaaagtgaaagacctatgctttctctttctccccaacTCTTAACAGTATGCCAAGATTCTTAGTTTCCAGCAAGAGAAACCAACTCTGCcaacttaaagaagaaataaacatacTGGAAGGTTATCATGTAATCCTCAGTTTGATAGGCAGGCTAGCTAATTAAGCTCAGAAAATGGAACCAGGAATCTCAGCCAAGTCACAACAGAGGAACAGTCTAGGTAAGGGGACCACAGCAGGAACCACTACCTCCATCACCATTGCATGCTGCCATCTTAAATGAATTCTGCTCTGTCCCTGCGTTTTTACACTATTTGCTCAAGATTCAAAGTCCTGATGGGAGCATCCAAACGACCAAGGTTAAATCACGTTGCCTTTGCCTTAGCTGcaagaggggaaaagggaaactCTATGGGATGTAGCAAGATTAGGGGGAAATGTATAGTTGTAAGTgcctatattaaaaagaaatatctcaaatcaaAAACCTAACTTTCCACctaaagaaggtagaaaaagaggAGTAATCCAAACCTAAATCaagcagaaaaagggaaataataagtACTAGATAAAATAAGTagaataaaaactagaaaaacaataaagaaaatcaacaaaacctcttttgttgaaaagatcaataaaattaacgAAACTTTAGGTAGACTTACCAATAAAAAAGTGAGAAGTTCAAGTTataaaaatgttacagaaattacattagagaaataaaaatgattataaggAATACTACAACTATATGCCTaataaattagataacttggatgAAATGGACAAGTTCCTAGAAAGACATCCATGCTTgacacagatgcagaaaaaaattgaaactctAAACAGATATACAACAAATAAAGAGACTGAATTAGTAATTTTAGAACTTCctacaaagaaaagcccaggcccaaattacttcactggtgaattccaccacatttaaagaagaattaacatcaacCCTTgataaactcttccaaaaaataaaagaggagggaacactttccAGGCCATTCTATGAAGCCAATATTATTGTAACACCAAAACCACATAGAGACATTAGAAGACAACCACAAATATCTCTTATGACTAGAGACACAGAAATCCCTAACTAAAtcctagcaaattgaatccagcaatacataaaaatgattatacactgatcaagtgagatttatctcaGGGATGCCAAgttggttcaacatatgaaattcaATCAGTATAATacatcatataaataaaataaagggcaaaatccatacaatcatctcaatagatgcagtacaagcatttgataaaatccaatacCCTATCATGATAACAACACTCAATGAACTAGGAATACAGAGGAACTTGTTCAACCTGATAAAGGTTATCTAaaatcccaggggtgcctgggtggctcaattggttaggcatctgtctttggctcaggtcatggttcccaggtcctgggatcaagccccacgtcaggctcccagctcaatggggagcctacttttccctctcccccactgcttgtgctctctcttgctatctctctctctctctctcaaataaataaacaaaatctttaaaaaaataaaaaataaaatcccacagccaacatcatacttaatgatgaaagattGAAACTTTCCCCCCagaatcagaaataagacaaggatttCTGCTCTTTCTACTTAATTTcaatatgtattatatttgaGATTCTAGCCTGCACactcaggcaagaaaaagaaataaaaggcatctggattggaaagaaaaaagtatgaagGTATACCTACCTATTCAgaaatgacatgatcttgtatatagaaaatcctaaagtatctacaaaaaacccaaaaaaaaccTTGTTTATTAGATTTAATAAACAAGTttagtaaggttgcaggatacaatatcaatatataaaaatcaattgtatttctatgccCTAGCAATGGACAATccaataatgaaatttaaaagagaattccaggggcacctgggtagcccagttggttaagcatctgactctttttttaaaaaaatcttttgttgggcgcctgggtggctcagttggttaagcgactgccttcggctcaggtcatgatcctggagtcccgggatcgagtcccacatcgggctccctgctcagcagggagtctgcttctccctctgaccctcttccctctcgtgccctctacctctcattctctctctctcaaataaataaaatttaaaaaaaaagaaaaaataaaaataaaaaaatcttttgtttatttatttgagaaagagagaacaatcagagggagaggaagggacaagcagactcagcactgagcatggaccccgacatgaggctcgatctcacaaccctgagatcatgacctgagctgaaatcaagagtcagatgtttaactgactgagccatccaggcaccccaagcatctgactcttgatctcagggtcatgagttcaagccccatgttgggatctACACTGGGTGTgtagcctactttaaaaaaagagggggggcacctgggtggctcagatggttgggcatctgtcttcagctcaggtaatgatcccagggtcctgggatggagccccacgtcgggctcctggctcagcaggtagtcggcttctccctctccctctgcctctcccactgctcatgctctctctctgtatctctgtgtctcaaatgaataaataaaatctttaaaaagagagagagagagagagagagagaatattccatttacaatagcatgaaaaagttaaatacttaagaataaatttaacaaaagaagtgtaagATGTgtacaggaggggcgcctgggtggctcagtcattaagcatctgccttcggctcaggtcatgatcccagggtcccgggatcgagtcccacattgggctccctgctcatcggggagcctgcttctccctctgaccctctccccgtcatgctgtttctctctctctctctcaaataaatacataaaatctttaaaaaaaaaaaagatgtgtacaCTGaatacaaatacttattgaaagagattaaaggcctaaataaatgggaaaacatcCTGTATTCATTGATCAGAGACTTAATATATTAAGACAGCAATACTCTCCAAGctaatctacagattcattgtaatccctattaaaattccagctgcttttttgtagaaattgataagctgatcATGAAATTCATATGGAAGTGCCAGGGATCCAGAACAGATCCCAAAGaaatcttgaaggaaaaaaaagaagctgaggaCTCACCCttgttgattctaaaatttactaCATAGCTGCAGTGATCAACAGTGTTTTACTGGCATAGAGATAGACATGGAATAGGACAGAGACTCCataaataaacccttacatttgtGGTCAAGATGCTAAGACAATTTGATGAAAAAggaattatcttttcaaaaagtaGTGCTGGAACAACTAGTTATCACCATGCAAAAGATGGAAGTTGGAATCccaacatcacacacacacacacacacacacacacacacacacacacacacacaaaaattaattcaaaatggatcaaagacctaaatatatgATTTAAAGCCAtaaaattcttggggcacctggctggttcagttggtggagcatgcaactcttgatcttggggttgtgacttcaagctcccacattgggtgtagagattacttaaaaataaaatcttttttaaaaagccataaaccTCTTCAGGGAAAACATAGATGTAAATATTTGTCTTAGATTAAGCAATGGTTTCTTAGCTATGATAcaaaaagcatgagcaacaaaagaaaaaaaaacagatgaattggacttcccccaaataaaaatacttttgtgCTTCACAGGACACTattaataaagtgaaaagacaccccacaatagaagaaaatatttgtaaatcatatatctgataaggatctaggatccagaatatataaaggattcttacaacacagcaataaaaagacaaataacccaattaaaaataggcaaaggatttgaattgGCACTTCTCAAAGATACACCAGtggtcaataagcacataaaaagatgctcaacatcctcagtcattaaggaaatgcaagtcaaaactataatgagatactaATTCACACCATCAAGagtggctataataaaaaagacagacaataacaagtgttgacaaggatgtggagaaagtggaaccctaaTATAGTGCTGCTGGGAATGTAGAATTGTATAGCCATTTTGGAATACATTTGACAGTTCCTAAAAATTCatcacagagttaccatatgactcagcaattccactcctgttACATACTCAAGAGAATGGGAGACACGTTTACACAAatacttgtacaagaatgttcatagcagcattattcataagacaaaatgtggaaacaatccaaatgtctattaactgatggatggataaacaaaatgtggtatgttcaTACAATGGACTCTTACGTTGCctgaaaatgaatgaagtactgatatatgctacaacatggatgagccttgaagacattataaatgaaagaagaagccAGTCTCGAGAACCACAtcttatatgattccacttacatgaaatttCCAGAACAGGCAATCCATAGATATAGAAAGTAAGATTAGCAGTGCCTAGGGCTGAGGGGATGGAGTGGTGGCAGAGAGTCACTGCCAAAGGATACAGGATTTCTtttaggggtgatgaaaatattctaaacgTACATTGTGGTGATGGATACACAGTTCTGAATATagctttaaaaaactgaattgtggggtgcctgggtgactcagttggttgagtgtccgactcttgattttagctcaggtcatgatctcagggccatgggatcaagccccacatcttgggttccatactcagtggggagtctgcttgggattcttgctcaccctctccctctgccccttccccctgcttacacacacactctctctctctctctaaaataaataaataaatctttttaaaaaacccactgaattgcatactttaaatggataaattttatggtatgtgaattatatctcaataaagatgttaCAAAGTGGTTACAAGAAAACAATCTTGAATATGAAGAAAGAATGCAATAGCTGCTTAAATCAGTGGCTatctaaaaatgttaataattattaaaaagagagagagagagagcctcgAGTTAGGTTAGGGGAGGTCCATACTCTCTTTGCGCTTTCTCAGTCCACGGTCTGATGAACCTTCCACTGTGTCCACAGGGAGAATAAGgaggtaaaattataaaatattagacCTGAACACTCTTGTCCTGATGATGAAATTGAAGCTGGGACGCACAAAGCAGCATGTCCAAGGTTCAACAGTTGGCTGGTACAAGAGCTAGAACTAGACTTTGGGCCTTCTGACTTGTGTTCCTGAGTTGTTGCTACGACACCATGCCCtggtcggggggcgggggcagtgggCAGGAGTCACAGGTTGCAGGGGTAACAGGATTCTCTGAAAAGCTCTTGTCCACATCCAAAAGCAGGAGAGGTAAAAGTGTCAGGAAAACAGTGGGATGAGTAACTCTTGACCCTCATTTTCCAGGACATTCTACAACAGAGGAAAGAGTGAATAGAAAGTTCATCTGCCCATGCTTCTACATGTGAATATTTGTTCatagctgtgtgcccttggatAATCAGTCAGTGCCCCTCTCTGAAAGGGAATTTATAATTGCTAAAGATACCTTCCAGCTCTGATTACTAGGATTCTAAGTTCCTAAGTCCAGACAGCTAGTGCTTGAGCAATTAATTCTAAGCGTCCTAAAAGTGCCCTTCTTGTTCTCGGAATGACTTCAGAATATTTGGCTTAGGCCTGTCCCATGACAGATAGACTACTGGAGGTCATGCTGGAGTTtacataagaaataaacaaatctggAATAAATGTAAACAATTGCCTCCCTAGTGTATTCTAAAAATCTCCTTCTGGGTGGCTTGGATTACTTTGATTCCTCCACCTTTTAATTCAGTTCAAAGTGTATCTCTTGATTTGAGGCCTCCTGCCAGCTGGCCTGAGGTTCAGGGTTTTGTACCGAATTCAGCCAACTGTTGCTGAGTCCTTTTTGATGCAAAGCATTGTGCTAACTGCTCTCAGGGATGCAGAAAGGGGTAAAACATGATCCCTGCCCAGGAGCTCATGGtctggaggaagaggcagacagaCCAGGTCATTTTAACACAGAAGGAGTGAAAATGACACAAAGTAATTACAAGCTATGCACTGAGGAAAAAGGAATCAGGGAAAGCTGCACAGGGGCCATATATTCCATTTGAGCCCTGAAGAAAGAGCATTTTACTAGGTGAAGAGGGGAGAGATGTTTCTCTCCTCTTCGGCTAAGATCTTTGAGGGAAGGATAATATCTTATTTATCAACATGTTCCTGACACCTAGCATAATATGTAATATAAGGAAAGAGGCCAATATGTCTTTGTTCAACAAGTGAATAATGTGTGGATTCCGGACTGATATAACAGCACAAAGGCAACGGGGGTGAAAGTGCCCTGTATGTTTGGGGAACGGTAAATGGTCTGATGTGGCTGCTCTGAGTTAAGTTTATGTAAGGAAATGTGGGAGATAAAATGAGACACTTGGGTACCAGATTAAGAATGGCAtgctaaggggtgcctgggtggctcagttggttaagcgactgccttcggctcaggtcatgatcctggagtcctgggatcgagtcccacattgggctccctgctcagcagggagtctgcttctccctctgaccctcctacctctcgtgctctctttctctcacataaataaataaaatcttaaaaaaaaaaaaagaatggca comes from the Zalophus californianus isolate mZalCal1 chromosome 8, mZalCal1.pri.v2, whole genome shotgun sequence genome and includes:
- the PROCR gene encoding endothelial protein C receptor encodes the protein MRQGCSQPEPPACLSQEPRWGKNLSPRMLTTFLLLRLLLLPGWAFCSQEASDGPRNLHMLQISYFRDPYQVWHRGNASLGGLRTHVLEGQGTNVTILQLQPLEAPESWVHTEDRLKTYLNEFQMMVRLVHHERRLTFPLTVRCFLGCELPPEGSPAQVFFEVTVNGSSFVNFQPETALWVAGPQAPSKVVTYTLHQLNSYNRTRYELREFLQDTCVQYLQEYITLKNSKGSQTGRSYTSLVLGVLVGSFIIAGVAVGIFLCTGGRRC